One window from the genome of Tolypothrix sp. NIES-4075 encodes:
- a CDS encoding dipeptide ABC transporter ATP-binding protein has translation MNEALFQIENLRVAYPHRGNEEAKWAVDDVSFTLQPGERMGLVGESGCGKSTLGRAAMRLLPSSTRIEGRVMFQGQSVFDLNPNQLRKFRGEAVGLIFQDPMTRLDPLMTIGKHCLETLKAHSPSLSTKQAKETAIATLEKVKIPATRWNQYPHEFSGGMRQRVAIALALLLNPKLIVADEPTTSLDVTVSAQILQELTRLCGEENMGLLLISHDLAMVAEYCDRIGVMYDGKMVEKGATESVFREPQHEYTRSLLQAALHIQSVDELESGELGLESGENSQLPITHSQSPILRVTELQQHYNIEPSFIERLFKAQTQTIKAVDGINLELYQGEILGLVGESGCGKSTLSRTILQLIRPTGGKIEFFGKDLTNLSSQQIRSSRRQMQMVFQDPHACLNPAMTVGQSIADPLLIHHITNAEQAKEQVLLMLEKVGLKPAEVYYQRYPSDLSGGQQQRVAIARALITRPKLLICDEPVSMLDASVQSQVLDLMLQLKDEFDLTYLFITHDLWLARFLCDRIAVMNGGKIVELGATKEIFANPQHPYTKTLLAAAPLLARA, from the coding sequence ATGAATGAAGCTTTATTCCAAATCGAAAATCTGCGCGTTGCCTATCCTCACCGTGGCAATGAAGAAGCGAAATGGGCGGTTGATGATGTTTCTTTTACTCTCCAACCCGGTGAAAGGATGGGATTGGTGGGAGAATCTGGTTGTGGAAAATCAACTCTGGGACGTGCAGCCATGCGATTATTACCCTCATCTACCCGTATTGAAGGACGGGTGATGTTTCAAGGGCAATCGGTATTTGATTTAAATCCCAATCAGTTGCGAAAATTTCGCGGTGAAGCGGTAGGACTGATTTTTCAAGATCCGATGACACGGCTCGATCCGTTGATGACAATCGGTAAGCATTGTTTAGAAACACTTAAGGCGCATTCACCTAGTTTATCAACTAAACAAGCTAAAGAAACAGCGATCGCCACTTTAGAAAAGGTGAAAATTCCTGCCACTCGTTGGAATCAGTATCCTCACGAATTTAGCGGGGGAATGCGACAAAGAGTAGCGATCGCTTTAGCTTTACTTCTCAACCCGAAGTTAATTGTTGCCGATGAACCGACTACGAGTTTAGATGTCACCGTTTCCGCACAAATTTTACAAGAGTTAACACGGTTGTGCGGTGAAGAGAATATGGGATTGTTGCTAATTTCTCACGATTTGGCAATGGTAGCAGAATATTGCGATCGCATTGGGGTGATGTATGACGGGAAAATGGTAGAGAAGGGTGCTACCGAATCTGTATTTAGAGAACCTCAACATGAATACACGCGATCGCTTTTGCAAGCAGCTTTGCACATTCAATCTGTGGATGAGTTAGAAAGTGGGGAGTTGGGACTAGAGAGTGGGGAAAATTCCCAATTACCAATTACCCATTCCCAATCACCAATTTTGCGCGTAACAGAATTACAGCAACACTATAATATAGAACCCAGCTTTATTGAACGCCTATTCAAAGCGCAAACTCAGACAATTAAAGCAGTTGATGGTATTAACTTAGAATTATATCAAGGAGAAATTCTCGGATTAGTTGGCGAATCAGGTTGCGGTAAGAGTACGCTGTCGCGGACAATTTTGCAATTAATTCGTCCCACTGGTGGTAAAATCGAATTCTTCGGAAAAGACTTAACTAACTTATCGAGTCAACAAATTCGCTCTTCCAGAAGACAAATGCAAATGGTGTTTCAAGACCCTCATGCTTGTCTGAATCCAGCGATGACTGTAGGACAAAGTATAGCTGACCCTTTGTTAATTCATCATATCACCAATGCGGAACAAGCAAAAGAACAAGTGCTGTTAATGTTAGAGAAAGTCGGTTTAAAACCGGCTGAAGTATATTATCAGCGTTATCCATCCGATTTATCTGGGGGACAACAACAAAGAGTAGCGATTGCACGAGCTTTAATTACTCGTCCCAAATTGCTGATTTGCGACGAACCAGTGAGTATGCTAGACGCTAGCGTGCAATCGCAAGTGCTGGATTTAATGTTGCAATTAAAGGATGAGTTTGATCTAACTTATTTGTTTATCACTCATGATTTGTGGTTGGCGAGATTTTTATGCGATCGCATTGCCGTGATGAATGGTGGTAAAATCGTCGAACTAGGTGCAACAAAAGAGATTTTCGCCAATCCTCAACACCCCTACACCAAAACTTTACTAGCTGCTGCTCCCTTACTAGCACGAGCTTAA
- a CDS encoding lipid-A-disaccharide synthase, translating into MNQVDILILSNGPGEVTTWVRPVVRALRQQLGDDRSLVRISVILSPCPNATGKEAAIARSYPEVDRVQSAEHFWQFLLWGKTFENWDWRSRGVVVFLGGDQFFPVVIGKKLNYRTVVYAEWEARWHSFIDRFGVMKPEVANRVPQKYAHKFTVVGDLMVEAGGSGGGGEGGTRGQGGQGGQGGQGGHEFSSPLSSPTPHSPLPTPKTELIGLLPGSKAAKLSQGVPLMLAIAEYIHSKRPQTKFVIPVAPTLDLPTLASFADPEKNPFVKTFGFSNASLITPNFPTDKGYRVSTTFLTAKGLSVELYTQMPAYDLLSQCSICLTTVGANTAELGSLGVPMIVLLPTQQLDAMRSWDGLPGLLANMPLLGSSFAKLINWLVLRRKGLLAWPNIWAQSMIVPELVGKLQPQEVGEMVLDYLTHPEKLAAIQAKLRSVRGEAGAAQKLAQIVCEEIAR; encoded by the coding sequence ATGAATCAAGTTGATATTTTGATACTTTCAAATGGTCCTGGGGAGGTAACGACCTGGGTGCGTCCTGTGGTGCGGGCATTGCGGCAACAATTGGGCGATGACCGTTCTCTGGTAAGGATTTCAGTGATTTTATCACCTTGCCCAAATGCTACTGGTAAAGAAGCAGCGATCGCTCGTTCTTATCCAGAAGTAGATCGAGTACAATCAGCAGAGCATTTTTGGCAGTTTTTGCTGTGGGGAAAGACTTTTGAAAATTGGGATTGGAGAAGTCGCGGTGTAGTAGTCTTTCTGGGAGGGGATCAATTTTTCCCGGTGGTAATTGGCAAAAAGCTGAATTATCGCACTGTTGTTTACGCGGAATGGGAAGCTAGATGGCACAGTTTTATTGACCGTTTTGGGGTAATGAAACCTGAAGTTGCTAATCGCGTACCCCAGAAATATGCTCATAAATTTACCGTTGTCGGTGATTTGATGGTGGAAGCAGGGGGGAGTGGGGGAGGGGGAGAGGGGGGGACAAGGGGACAAGGAGGACAAGGAGGACAAGGAGGACAAGGAGGACATGAATTTTCTTCTCCCTTGTCTTCCCCTACTCCCCACTCCCCACTCCCCACTCCCAAAACCGAATTGATTGGACTTTTGCCGGGATCGAAAGCGGCGAAATTGTCACAGGGAGTGCCTTTGATGTTAGCGATCGCTGAATACATTCACAGCAAAAGACCTCAAACTAAGTTTGTCATTCCTGTCGCTCCAACTTTGGATTTACCAACTTTAGCTAGTTTTGCCGATCCCGAAAAAAACCCTTTTGTGAAAACCTTCGGCTTTAGCAATGCTTCTCTTATTACTCCTAACTTTCCTACAGACAAGGGTTATCGCGTCTCTACAACATTCCTAACCGCCAAAGGTTTAAGTGTAGAACTTTACACCCAGATGCCTGCTTATGATTTATTATCTCAATGCAGTATCTGCTTAACTACAGTCGGGGCAAACACCGCTGAACTCGGTTCTTTAGGCGTGCCGATGATTGTTTTGCTACCAACGCAACAACTTGACGCGATGCGATCTTGGGATGGTTTACCCGGACTTTTGGCAAATATGCCTTTGCTTGGTTCTAGCTTTGCTAAGTTAATTAACTGGTTGGTACTTAGGCGAAAGGGTTTATTAGCATGGCCCAATATTTGGGCGCAGTCAATGATAGTCCCGGAATTGGTGGGAAAACTTCAACCGCAAGAGGTGGGAGAAATGGTTTTAGATTATTTGACTCATCCAGAAAAATTGGCAGCAATTCAAGCGAAATTGCGGAGTGTTCGAGGTGAAGCCGGCGCAGCGCAAAAATTAGCCCAAATAGTATGCGAAGAAATTGCCAGATAG
- a CDS encoding transposase has translation MTTYLPVQITFDENPNCADAKMWDWLRGCTREGTLLIFDRGFYDFTEFAALMTTGVAWITRLKKASYRVQRTLTHTPQVVDQIIELGHKRGKAKPIIVRLVEIKRENTWYRYITSVTNPVELPPYIVADLYGRRWHIETAFGLVKRLLKMSYLWTGSINGIKLQIWATWLFYAVLIDLADTVANEFEIEAEKISIEMLFRSFYHFNSAYNRGLSDDLIAYLVSAENRDLGIVKYKPKSQQQDALDLSPHPT, from the coding sequence ATCACGACTTATTTACCAGTCCAAATTACTTTTGATGAGAATCCAAATTGTGCGGATGCAAAAATGTGGGATTGGTTGCGTGGCTGTACAAGAGAAGGAACCTTACTGATTTTTGACAGGGGTTTTTATGATTTTACTGAGTTTGCCGCACTCATGACAACAGGCGTTGCTTGGATTACTCGTTTGAAGAAGGCAAGCTATCGTGTCCAAAGAACTCTGACCCATACTCCACAAGTAGTTGACCAAATAATTGAATTGGGACACAAGCGAGGGAAAGCAAAGCCAATTATTGTTCGTTTGGTCGAAATTAAACGTGAAAATACTTGGTATCGATATATTACTTCTGTTACCAATCCAGTTGAATTACCCCCTTATATTGTCGCTGACCTTTACGGTCGTCGGTGGCACATCGAAACTGCATTTGGTCTAGTTAAACGATTATTGAAAATGTCATATTTATGGACTGGTTCAATTAATGGTATCAAGCTACAAATTTGGGCAACTTGGTTATTTTATGCGGTTTTAATTGATCTGGCTGATACTGTTGCTAACGAATTCGAGATAGAAGCTGAAAAAATTTCGATTGAGATGTTATTTCGCTCATTTTATCACTTTAACTCTGCTTATAATCGAGGACTTTCGGACGACCTTATTGCTTATCTTGTTTCTGCCGAAAATCGAGATTTGGGAATTGTTAAATACAAGCCCAAATCTCAACAGCAAGACGCTTTGGACTTATCACCACACCCCACTTGA
- a CDS encoding magnesium chelatase subunit H codes for MFTHVKSTIRHIAPDNLRGRNLIKVVYVVLESQYQSALSQAVRTINAQHPNVAIEISGYLIEELRDPENYEEFKREIETANIFIASLIFIEDLAQKVVAAVEPHRSKLDVSVVFPSMPEVMRLSKMGSFSLAQLGQSKSVIAQFMRKRKEKSGAGFQDGMLKLLRTLPQVLKFLPMEKAQDARNFMLSFQYWLGGSAENLENFLLMLADKYVLKDVETRLIASLQYQAPVVYPDMGIWHPLAPTMFEDVKEYLNWYTARKDISPDLKDPLAPCVGLVLQRTHLVTGDDAHYVAMVQELESLGAKVVPVFAGGLDFSKPVEAYFLESTSKTSLVDAVVSLTGFALVGGPARQDHPKAIETLKRLNRPYMVALPLVFQTTEEWQDSDLGLHPIQVALQIAIPELDGAIEPIILSGRDGTTGKAIALQDRIEAIAQRALRWANLRRKPKLHKKVAITVFSFPPDKGNVGTAAYLDVFGSIFEVMKALKNNGYDLPELPESAEALMQEVIHDAQAQYSSPELNIAYKMSVQEYEALTPYSHRLEENWGPPPGHLNSDGQNLLIYGKQFGNVFIGVQPTFGYEGDPMRLLFSRSASPHHGFAAYYTYLEQLWGADAVLHFGTHGSLEFMPGKQMGMSGECYPDNLIGMIPNLYYYAANNPSEATIAKRRSYAETISYLTPPAENAGLYKGLKELSELIASYQTLKDTGRGVPIVNSIIDKCRLVNLDKDIIFAETDAKDMTAEERDNIVGSVYRKLMEIESRLLPCGLHVIGKPPTAEEAIATLVNIASLDRQEEEIVGLPRIIANSIGRDLDEIYQNSDRGILEDVQLLQDITLATREAVSALVKEQTDAEGRVSLVSKLNFFNMGKKEPWVEALHQAGYPKVDPTALKPLFEYLEFCLQQVCADNELGALLKGLEGEYILPGPGGDPIRNPDVLPTGKNIHALDPQSIPTTAAVQSAKIVVDRLLARNKAENGGKYPETIACVLWGTDNIKTYGESLAQIMWMIGVRPVPDALGRVNKLELIPLQELGRPRIDVVINCSGVFRDLFINQMNLLDQGVKMAAEADEPPSMNFVRKHALQQAEDMGINLRQAATRVFSNASGSYSSNINLAVENSTWDSEAELQEMYLKRKSFAFNSDNPGMMDESRNIFESTLKTAEATFQNLDSSEISLTDVSHYFDSDPTKLVASLRDDGKAPASYIADTTTANAQVRTLSETVRLDARTKLLNPKWYEGMLSHGYEGVRELSKRLVNTMGWSATAGAVDNWIYEDTNETFIKDEEMQKRLMNLNPHSFRKVVSTLLEVNGRGYWETSEENLNKLRELYQEVEDRIEGIE; via the coding sequence ATGTTCACCCACGTCAAGTCCACCATTCGACATATTGCGCCAGATAATTTACGCGGACGTAATTTAATCAAGGTGGTCTATGTCGTGCTTGAGTCCCAGTACCAAAGCGCATTGTCACAAGCCGTTCGCACGATTAACGCGCAACATCCCAACGTGGCGATTGAAATCAGCGGGTACTTAATTGAAGAACTTCGAGATCCAGAGAACTACGAAGAGTTCAAGCGGGAAATCGAGACTGCGAATATTTTTATCGCCTCACTAATTTTTATAGAAGACTTAGCGCAGAAAGTAGTAGCAGCTGTAGAACCACATCGGTCAAAGCTCGACGTTTCAGTGGTTTTCCCATCTATGCCGGAAGTAATGCGCCTAAGTAAAATGGGCAGTTTCTCCCTGGCACAATTGGGACAGTCGAAAAGCGTTATTGCACAATTTATGCGAAAACGCAAGGAAAAATCCGGCGCAGGATTCCAAGATGGAATGCTGAAGCTGTTGCGAACGCTGCCACAAGTGCTAAAGTTCCTGCCAATGGAAAAAGCACAAGATGCGCGAAATTTCATGCTCAGTTTTCAGTATTGGCTAGGTGGTAGCGCAGAAAACCTGGAAAACTTCTTGCTAATGCTAGCTGACAAATATGTATTAAAAGATGTAGAGACGCGATTAATCGCGTCTCTACAATATCAAGCGCCGGTGGTTTATCCGGATATGGGGATTTGGCATCCTTTAGCACCGACGATGTTTGAGGATGTAAAAGAATACCTCAATTGGTATACGGCTCGCAAGGATATTTCCCCAGATTTGAAAGATCCGTTGGCACCTTGTGTGGGACTGGTACTGCAACGCACGCACCTAGTAACCGGTGATGATGCCCATTATGTAGCAATGGTGCAGGAATTGGAATCACTCGGCGCAAAAGTAGTTCCGGTATTTGCGGGTGGTTTGGACTTTTCTAAACCTGTGGAAGCCTACTTTTTGGAATCGACTTCCAAAACATCATTGGTGGATGCTGTAGTATCGCTGACTGGTTTTGCTTTGGTAGGTGGACCAGCAAGACAAGACCATCCGAAAGCGATTGAGACGTTGAAGCGTTTGAATCGTCCTTACATGGTAGCGCTGCCTTTGGTGTTTCAAACTACTGAAGAATGGCAAGATAGCGATTTGGGTTTACATCCGATTCAAGTAGCGTTGCAAATTGCGATTCCGGAGTTGGATGGGGCAATTGAGCCGATAATTTTATCAGGCAGAGATGGAACCACAGGTAAAGCGATCGCACTTCAAGATCGCATTGAAGCGATCGCCCAACGTGCTTTAAGATGGGCAAATCTCCGCCGCAAACCAAAGCTACACAAAAAAGTCGCCATCACCGTTTTCAGCTTTCCCCCAGATAAAGGAAATGTGGGAACCGCAGCTTACCTAGATGTATTCGGTTCCATCTTTGAAGTGATGAAAGCGCTGAAAAATAACGGCTATGATTTGCCAGAATTGCCAGAATCAGCCGAAGCGTTGATGCAAGAAGTCATCCACGATGCCCAAGCGCAGTATAGCAGCCCGGAATTAAACATCGCCTACAAAATGTCGGTGCAAGAATACGAAGCGCTGACACCTTATTCCCACCGCTTAGAAGAAAATTGGGGACCACCTCCCGGACATCTCAACAGCGATGGGCAAAATCTCCTGATTTACGGAAAGCAATTTGGTAACGTTTTTATCGGTGTGCAGCCAACGTTTGGTTACGAAGGCGACCCAATGCGGTTATTATTTTCACGTTCTGCAAGTCCGCATCATGGTTTCGCTGCATACTACACATACTTAGAACAACTTTGGGGCGCAGATGCTGTACTGCACTTCGGTACTCATGGTTCCTTGGAATTCATGCCCGGCAAACAGATGGGGATGTCTGGAGAATGTTATCCAGATAACCTGATTGGCATGATTCCCAATCTGTATTATTACGCAGCCAATAATCCCAGCGAAGCGACAATTGCCAAACGTCGCAGTTATGCAGAGACAATTTCCTACCTGACACCTCCTGCGGAAAATGCTGGTTTATACAAAGGTTTGAAAGAATTAAGCGAGTTAATTGCTTCTTACCAAACCTTGAAAGATACCGGACGCGGTGTTCCGATTGTCAACAGCATTATTGATAAGTGTCGATTGGTGAACCTGGATAAAGACATCATTTTTGCCGAAACCGACGCCAAAGATATGACCGCCGAGGAGCGGGATAATATAGTTGGCAGCGTGTATCGCAAGTTGATGGAAATTGAATCGAGGTTGTTGCCTTGTGGATTGCACGTAATTGGAAAACCACCAACTGCCGAAGAAGCGATCGCTACTTTAGTCAACATCGCTAGTTTAGATCGTCAAGAAGAAGAAATCGTCGGTTTGCCGCGAATAATCGCTAATAGCATCGGACGGGATTTGGACGAAATTTATCAAAATAGCGATCGGGGTATTTTAGAAGATGTCCAACTGCTGCAAGACATCACCCTTGCCACCCGTGAAGCCGTCAGCGCCCTTGTGAAAGAGCAAACCGACGCAGAAGGTCGAGTTTCCCTCGTTTCCAAGTTGAATTTCTTCAACATGGGCAAAAAGGAACCTTGGGTAGAAGCATTGCATCAAGCAGGATATCCCAAAGTTGATCCAACAGCACTTAAACCGTTGTTTGAGTATTTGGAATTCTGTTTGCAGCAAGTTTGTGCAGATAACGAATTAGGTGCTTTACTTAAAGGTTTAGAAGGGGAATACATTCTTCCCGGTCCCGGTGGTGACCCCATCCGCAACCCGGATGTATTACCTACTGGTAAAAATATACACGCACTTGATCCGCAATCCATCCCAACAACTGCGGCAGTCCAATCAGCGAAAATCGTTGTAGACAGGCTTCTGGCGCGGAACAAGGCTGAAAACGGTGGAAAGTATCCCGAAACCATCGCCTGCGTCCTTTGGGGAACCGATAACATCAAAACTTACGGTGAATCCCTAGCGCAAATCATGTGGATGATTGGTGTGCGTCCGGTTCCCGATGCTTTGGGAAGAGTGAACAAGCTGGAATTGATACCTTTACAAGAGTTGGGAAGACCGAGAATTGATGTTGTCATCAACTGTTCTGGTGTGTTCCGCGACTTGTTCATCAACCAGATGAATTTGTTAGACCAGGGTGTAAAAATGGCGGCTGAAGCGGATGAACCACCATCGATGAACTTTGTTCGCAAACATGCTTTGCAACAAGCTGAGGATATGGGAATCAACTTGCGTCAAGCAGCTACTCGCGTCTTCTCCAATGCTTCCGGTTCCTATTCGTCAAACATCAATTTGGCGGTAGAAAATAGCACTTGGGACAGCGAAGCCGAGTTGCAGGAAATGTACTTGAAGCGGAAATCTTTCGCCTTCAATTCCGATAACCCCGGTATGATGGACGAATCGCGGAACATTTTTGAAAGCACTTTGAAAACTGCGGAAGCAACATTTCAAAATCTCGATTCTTCCGAAATTAGCTTGACCGATGTTTCGCACTACTTCGACTCCGACCCCACCAAGCTTGTAGCAAGTCTGCGCGATGATGGCAAGGCACCAGCATCATACATCGCTGACACGACTACCGCAAACGCTCAAGTGCGGACATTATCAGAAACCGTGCGTCTTGATGCGCGTACCAAATTGTTAAATCCGAAGTGGTATGAGGGGATGTTATCGCACGGTTACGAAGGTGTGCGCGAACTTTCCAAGCGATTGGTAAATACGATGGGTTGGAGTGCCACAGCCGGCGCCGTTGATAACTGGATTTATGAGGATACTAACGAAACCTTCATCAAAGATGAAGAAATGCAGAAGCGTTTGATGAATCTGAATCCACATTCTTTCCGCAAGGTTGTATCAACTTTATTGGAAGTGAATGGACGCGGTTATTGGGAAACTAGCGAAGAGAATTTGAACAAGTTGCGCGAGTTGTACCAAGAGGTTGAAGACCGGATTGAAGGGATTGAGTAG
- a CDS encoding transposase, translated as MKPKFKNKYRVESARLPNRDYAANGLYFVTMCTRDRTCFFGDVIAGKIHLSNIGQIAQQYWAEIPSHFEHTYIDTYIIMPNHVHGIIVIDRPYNVETRNFASLQSDESNKFAPLKPGSLQAIIHAYKSAVTRWCRKNGEDNFAWQSRFYEHIIRADGSVDRIREYIINNPAKWEDDNDNPANLWM; from the coding sequence ATGAAACCGAAATTTAAAAACAAATATCGGGTTGAATCTGCGAGATTGCCCAATCGCGATTATGCTGCCAATGGATTGTATTTTGTAACTATGTGTACACGCGATCGCACTTGTTTTTTTGGTGATGTAATTGCTGGGAAAATACATTTATCAAATATTGGGCAAATAGCACAACAATATTGGGCAGAAATCCCTAGTCATTTTGAACATACATATATTGATACCTATATAATCATGCCCAATCATGTGCATGGAATTATAGTAATTGATCGCCCATACAATGTAGAGACGCGAAATTTCGCGTCTCTACAATCAGATGAATCTAATAAATTTGCACCTTTAAAGCCTGGTTCATTGCAAGCTATTATTCATGCATACAAATCTGCTGTTACCCGTTGGTGCAGAAAAAATGGTGAAGATAATTTTGCTTGGCAATCAAGATTTTACGAACATATCATTCGTGCTGATGGTTCTGTAGATCGAATTAGAGAATACATTATCAACAACCCTGCCAAATGGGAAGATGACAACGACAATCCAGCGAATTTGTGGATGTGA
- a CDS encoding DUF6887 family protein, which translates to MSQINYADMSDEEFRQYFLEHRQDKMALQAYLDRLSTRPRNVIATLDDPDFDVKVQAAIRVSNASEKQPRGISCLI; encoded by the coding sequence ATGAGTCAGATTAATTATGCTGATATGTCTGATGAAGAATTCAGGCAATATTTTCTCGAACATCGGCAAGACAAAATGGCACTTCAGGCATATCTAGATAGACTCAGTACACGTCCACGCAATGTAATTGCGACTTTAGACGATCCTGACTTTGATGTTAAAGTTCAAGCAGCAATTCGCGTTTCAAATGCAAGCGAGAAACAGCCAAGGGGAATCAGCTGTCTAATATAG
- a CDS encoding Uma2 family endonuclease codes for MNALTVNLNPVIELTDEQFFQLCQANRDLRFERTATGELIIMPPTGGETGNRNAGLTAQVWIWNEENKLGKVFDSSTGFKLPNGADRSPDASWIKLERWNALTQKQQTRFLPLCPDFVVELLSPTDSLRDTQENMREYQDNGARLGWLINRKSRQVEISRIGQQVEVLESPVSLSGEDVLPGFVLNLKAIW; via the coding sequence ATGAACGCTTTAACAGTCAACCTCAACCCTGTTATTGAACTGACAGATGAGCAATTTTTTCAGCTATGTCAAGCAAACCGCGACTTGAGGTTTGAACGCACAGCAACCGGAGAATTAATAATTATGCCACCCACAGGGGGAGAGACAGGAAACCGCAACGCTGGATTAACTGCTCAAGTTTGGATTTGGAACGAGGAAAATAAATTAGGTAAAGTTTTTGACTCTTCTACTGGTTTTAAACTTCCCAACGGTGCGGATCGTTCCCCTGACGCTTCTTGGATAAAATTAGAAAGATGGAATGCATTAACTCAAAAACAACAAACCAGATTTTTACCACTTTGTCCTGATTTTGTAGTTGAGTTACTCTCACCGACTGATAGTTTGAGAGACACTCAAGAAAATATGCGAGAATATCAAGATAATGGTGCGCGTTTGGGTTGGTTAATAAATCGCAAATCTCGGCAAGTAGAAATTTCTCGCATTGGACAACAAGTTGAAGTATTGGAATCTCCTGTGAGTTTGTCTGGGGAAGATGTGCTGCCTGGGTTTGTGTTAAATTTGAAAGCAATTTGGTAG
- a CDS encoding phytanoyl-CoA dioxygenase family protein — translation MPTVITFWITITEATPLNSCMYMLPANRDPQYADAIKNLKTKATEFALEDIRALPTKAGTISCWDQYVFHWGSRSSKHAKSPRISYAAYCQRGDIPPVDDRVIDIPSVLDFQTRLSLICRGLYRYSYVNFEQSNQASTILDFLKKHMAT, via the coding sequence ATGCCCACAGTGATTACCTTCTGGATAACAATCACTGAGGCAACTCCCCTGAATTCATGTATGTATATGCTACCCGCCAACCGCGATCCTCAGTATGCTGATGCCATCAAAAATCTGAAAACGAAAGCAACTGAATTTGCCTTGGAGGACATCAGAGCATTGCCTACAAAAGCAGGTACTATCTCATGCTGGGATCAATACGTTTTTCACTGGGGAAGTCGCAGTAGCAAACATGCTAAATCGCCGCGAATTAGCTATGCGGCTTATTGTCAAAGAGGGGATATTCCACCTGTTGACGATAGGGTGATTGATATTCCATCAGTGCTTGACTTCCAGACTCGGCTATCGCTGATTTGTAGAGGTTTGTACCGCTACTCTTATGTAAACTTTGAGCAATCAAACCAAGCTTCAACAATATTAGATTTTCTCAAAAAGCATATGGCAACTTAG
- a CDS encoding GNAT family N-acetyltransferase translates to MTIRHAIETDLPAIVAIYNAAIPSRMATADLEPVSVASRLAWFSGRSHNIRPIWVIEVEGVIAGWLSFQSFYGRPAYHTTAEISIYIAPAYHQRGLGQQLLSLAIHQSPSLGLNTLLGLIFAHNQPSLKLFEKFNFQRWGYLPQVAQLDGIERDLVIMGLRIK, encoded by the coding sequence ATGACTATTCGCCATGCTATTGAAACTGACTTGCCTGCAATTGTAGCGATTTACAATGCGGCAATTCCTAGCCGCATGGCAACTGCTGATTTAGAGCCGGTGTCTGTAGCGAGTCGGTTGGCTTGGTTTAGTGGGCGATCGCATAACATCCGCCCAATTTGGGTAATAGAAGTAGAAGGTGTAATTGCCGGCTGGCTCAGTTTCCAATCGTTTTATGGGCGACCTGCTTACCATACCACTGCGGAAATTAGTATTTATATTGCCCCTGCATATCATCAGCGTGGCTTAGGGCAGCAACTTCTTTCCCTAGCAATTCATCAAAGTCCTAGTTTGGGTTTAAACACTTTATTAGGTTTAATTTTTGCCCACAATCAACCTAGTTTAAAACTGTTTGAAAAATTCAACTTTCAACGTTGGGGTTACTTACCTCAAGTCGCACAACTTGACGGTATTGAACGCGATTTAGTAATTATGGGACTGCGAATTAAATAG
- a CDS encoding DUF4351 domain-containing protein, giving the protein MRSDVTRESVIYQDILQETAFSLVMRLLRRRVGTVPPVLQVKIQALPLSALENLGEALLDFSRLGDLEAWLRENTI; this is encoded by the coding sequence TTGCGGAGTGATGTTACGCGCGAATCTGTAATTTATCAGGATATTCTGCAAGAAACAGCATTTTCGCTAGTGATGCGATTACTTCGTCGTCGAGTTGGTACGGTTCCACCTGTACTACAAGTCAAAATCCAGGCTTTACCTTTATCTGCGTTAGAAAATTTAGGAGAAGCATTGCTCGATTTTTCCCGATTGGGTGATTTAGAAGCATGGTTAAGGGAAAATACTATTTAA